In Kitasatospora viridis, the DNA window CGGGTGCACGAGGCCCGCCGCACGCGCCGGGCAGCGCGGCCGATCACGCGGGGACGACGCCCTGGCCGCCGGCGCCGGTCACACCGACGATGCCCGATACCCGGGCTCAAGCCCGGGCGCGGCGCAGCAGGTAACCGCCGGACACGGCGGCGAGGACGCCCATGCAGGCGGTGAACACCAGGCCCGCGTGGGCGAGGCCGAGGGGTCCGCTGAGCAGGCCGACGCCGATGACCGGGATCGAGATGCCGAAGTAGGCGACCACGAAGAGCGCGGACAGGGCGCCGCCGCGGTGCTCGGCGGGAGCGGCGGCGGCGATCTCGCCCACCGCGCCGCGCAGGCCCAGGCCTTGGCCCGCGCCGCCCACGACGGCGCTGAGCACCAGCGGAGCCAGGGTGGCCGTGGCGAGTGAGACGGCGAGCAGGCCCAGGCCGCAGATCAGCACCAGGCAGCCCAGCGGGACGGCCCGGGCGGTGCCCAGGCGCGGGACCAGGAGCTGGCCCAGGGTCGAGGCGGAGAACGCGGCGAAGACGACGAGACCGACGATCGCGTGGTTGTGGATCCCCAGGTCCTTGGTGACGAACGTGGGGCTGACCGAGGTGAAGACGCCCAGCAGCGAGAACCCCGCGAAGGCGGCGACCGCCGCCGGCACGAACACCCCGCGCACCTCGGGCGCCAGCGTGGGCCGTCGTGGCCGGGCGCTGCGCAGCGGGCGTGCCGCGGGCACGGTCTCCGGTAGGAACCAGGTGACGGCGAACGACGCGGCGAGCAGGGCCAGGTGCACGACGTAGGGCAGCACCAGCGGACCGGGCGCGTACTGCGCGAGCACGCCCGACAGCAGCGGCCCGCAGCCGAGGCCGCCCATGTTGGCGGCGGTCGCGACGAAGCCGGCCCGGGCCCGGCGCCCGGGCGGGGCGAGTTCCAGGACGTACGCGGTGGCGGTACCGGTGAACAGGCCGGCCGACAGCCCGGACAGCAGGCGGCCCAGGAAGAGCAGCGGCAGCCCGCGCAGGCCCTGCTCGGCGAGGAAGGTGACCGCGCTCGCGGCCGCGAAGGCCAGCCCGCAGAGCAGGACGGGGCGGCGTCCGACGGTGTCGGAGGCGTTGCCGACCAGCAGCAGCACACCGATCACGCCGAAGGCGTAGATGGCGAACACGACCGTCACCGTCAGCTCGGAGAAGCCGATCTGGTCCTGGTAGAGGCCGTAGAGCGGGGTGGGCAGCGTGGTGCCGGCCATGCAGACGGCGAACGCGGCCGCGGCCGCGAGGTAGCCGGCCCGGCCCGCGGCCGGCTCACCCGTCGGACGATCCGTCATCCACCCACCCTAGAGGACCGGTTCGGGTGGACCCCGGCACGGCGGGGCCGGACACCCGAACGGCCCCGACCCGACCAGGTGACCGTCGCCGGCCCCGGCCCGACCACCCGGTCCGCCGCACCCGGCTCAGCGACGCGAGCCGTGCGCCCTCACACCGAACGGATGATGCAGCGCCCCATTCGACAAGTCCCCAGCCCCCTGAGCAGCGGCAGGCGCGTGAGCCGGTCACCTACGGACGAGGCCTTGGCCCGTCCCACGCGCTGAGCCGGCGTCACCGGCGCCGGGTCCCAAGCCAACTCCGCGGCCGGGCTGCGCGGCGAAGTCAGCCTGGCTGCCACAGCGGGCAGAACGAACACGGCGACGGGGGCGGCGACCAAGAACGGTCCCAGGAAGTCACCGGCCTGGAACGCGACCGCCAGACCCACCCCCTCCAGCACCAGGACGCCCGCCGCGGCCAGGCCCGCCAGCCAGCCCCGGCTCCCGGCGCGTGCCGGGCCGGGCCGCCGCGAGCCGGCGAGCACCAGCCCGGCCGCGAGCCCGGGCAACAGTCCGACGGCACCCCCGTACAGGGCGGCGAACGGGACCACCGCCAGCATCACCACCAACACCAGCGGATCCCCGCCCGACTGGATCAGCACCCACAGGCCCAACAGCACGGCGGTGGTGAGCCCACCGAAGGCCATGCCCAGAGCGGCGGTTGAAGCGACAACAGCTGGTCGCGAATACAAGATTCCCCCCAAGCAAGCGTCGAACAGCGCGGCTGCCCCCGGTCCGAGGGGTCGCGAGAACGACTCTAGACTCACTTTCGAACGCGTTCAATATTGCTGGCTCCCGCACACCTCCGATGAGCCGGAGCGACACCGTCCGTACTGCGGATCTTCGCCGGGGCAAATCTCGACACGGACCGGACGTAGCCCGCCCCGGGCACGGGCCCGCTACCTTCGGAGCAGGCGCACCCGCGAACGCGGCGCGCATCGACGCCGGCGAGAGGTGACACGGATGGCCGAGGACGCCCGCGAGCACGCCGACCAACTGCTGGCCGCGCTGCGCGTGCTGGGCATCGACTGGCAGCCGGACGCCGTCACCGACGCCTCGGTGCTGGCGGTCATGCTGGCCACCGCCCTGCTGGGCGCGGCCGAGGCGCACCTGGTCGACGCCGAGATCGACGCCTTCGAAGCGGGCGCCGACGTGGAGGCACTGCGCACCGCGTACGGGCCGGTGCGCGAGGAGGTCGTCCAGGCCGCGCTGCCCCCGGGAGTCGAAGCGGACCCGCAGCGGCTGCTCCTGACGGTCCGTTCGGCGATGCTGCTGGACGACCTCACCCGCGCGGCCGGCCCGGACGAACACCACCCCGACAGCCAGACCCTGGCCGCCGCCCGCGACGCCCAGGCCACCACCTCCGCCCTCCTCGCCCACCACTACGGCCCCAGCCTCGGCGAAGACCTCCCGCCCAGGCGCGCCTCACTGTCCCTGGCCGCCGCCCTGCTCCGCCAGCTGGCCACCCGCCTGGCGGACCTCGCCCGCACCGAAGCCGACACCGACTGAACCGAGACGGCGGCCCGATCCCACGGCCGACTCCTTGGACCGGATCAGGCGCTCGCCTCACTCCGTCCTGAACCCCGGACACGGGCACGGACGCTCTCCCCAGGTGCCGACCCAGTTGCCGCCACCGTCGTATCGGTCCGGGCCGTCGTAGTCGGTCTCGCCGCAGGCACCACGGGAGCCATGGCTGTACGCGCCGTGCCCACATGCGACACAGCCCGGCGGCCCCGACCCCTCCGCCCGCCCCGGCGGGAACGGCGACCCGGTCCGCCACACGGCCACGACCCCACCCACGCACAGGACCAGCACCACGATCCCGACCATGCCGACGATTCCGGACGCGCTCATCCAGGGCCCCCTCGTGCCGCCGTGTGGTCCACGCACGGGCGGGGGCCACGGTTCCCTGTAGGCCGCGAGTCGGGCTGATCAAGTATCAGACCACGCGCTCGCCCTGCCGGGGAGCCCAGCGCGGGGTGGGCTGGCTCACCGGCGGGCCCGGTCGCCGTCGCGGTCGTGCACAGCGGCGGCAACCCAAGCCACGGCTGGCACCGCGCAGATCTGCAGGGGCAGCTGAGGGCCTTGCCGCCACAACTCTGCCCATGCGCGGCACAGGTGGATCAGGGTCTGACGGCCCGTCCACCACTGCGAGGAGTGTCCGGAGGCTGTCCCCACGACGTACCTGACCCAACGGCACCACGCCGATTCCACGAGCAGCCCCCGCGCGCAGGACCGTCCCGAGCCGAGGCCTACTGCGGCGCTGGCGATTCAGCGGCGGCCTGCGGTGAGCGTTGGAGGCCAGACCTGCTGCAGGCTGGCGGGGGACGGCTTGGTTGGATGCCCGCATGACGGATTGGTCGCAGTTGAAGCACGCGTACGGCACCGCCGAGGACATCCCGGCCCTGTTCGAACGGATTGACACCGAGCCCAACGACGAGGCCTGGAGCGACCTGTGGTCACGGCTGTGCCATCAGGGAACCGTCTACCCGGCGAGCTTCGCTTCCCTCGCCCTGCTGGCCGACCTGGGGGCCGAGACGGGCAAGGACGGTGACAACGCCCTACTCCTTGCCGGAGCGATCGCCGCTGCTGCCGATGACGAGACCCGCGACCGGCACGGTGCGTCGATCGAGCGGCTGCGGACTCTGGCCCACGCTCGGATCCGCCGACCGGCGGAGCCCGCCCTCTACGTCCATCTGCTGCAGACCGCCATGGCGCTCGACGGTGTCCCCGTCTGGTCCTCGGCCCTGGAGGGCTTGGCCGACGGGAACGTCGAGGCGTTCTGCCCCGAATGCGAGATGGGGGTTTTCGTCTCCATCGGTGAGACCGGCTACTTCTCCGCCGTAGGCGACTGGGAGCCCGGCGACCCCCAAGGCTCACCGCTTCGCCCCGCCGCGCCGGCCGACCTGGAGGGGCCTGCGCGCCTGCTCCACGCCGCCGCCAGCGAGGCCGGCGCCGACACCGTCGCGCTCGCCCTCACCTACCTGTTCGGGGACGGAACGTGCGGCGAGTGCGGCGCCGAGTTCTCGATCGCCGGGCAAGTCGCCGAGCAGTACTGAGACGCCCCGTCGACCCGTTCCTCATCGAACAGCGCACCCGCCCAGAAGCGTCAGCGCCTGGACCGGCACCTGCCTCACATGCCGACAACCCATCCCGTGGCAGACCTACGACACGACCCAACAAAGCACCGCAACCTCCGCCGCCGACCTGGCCGACGCCCTGCAAGGCTTCGCCTGTCGAGATCCACGTCATGGAAGACGGCCTTTCCTCACGCCGCCGCCGGTGAACGCAACGGCGCTGGAGTACTAGTTGTATTCGAACCAGGTCAGGATGGCCTTCACCCGGCGGTTGTCCTCGCCGGAGGGCATGCCGAGTTTCAGGAAGACGTTCCCCACGTGTTTGGCCACGGCGGCGCCCGAGAGGAACAGCTCTGCCTCGATCTCCGCGTTGGAACGGCCTTCGGCCATGAGGGCGAGCACCTCCTGTTCGCGGGCCGTGAGGCGGGCGAGCGGGCCCCGGGGCGGGTCGGCGTGGGTGACGTGGCGAACGACCTCGGGGTCGATCACCACTCCGCCGCCGGAGACCGTCTCGACGGCCCGCAGGAAGTCCGCCACTCTGCCCACCTTCTCCTTGAGCAGGTAGCCGACCGCTCCTTCGGCGCCCGGGCCGTTCAGGAGTTCGCGCACGTACGGGCCAGTGACGTAGGCGGAGAGGACCAGTACCGGGAGGCCCTGGTGCCGCGACCGAATGTCGATCGCGGCCCGGAGTCCGTCGTCGGTGTTCCCGGGCGGCATGCGGACATCCGTGATCACCAGGTCGGGGGTGGCTCCGGCGGCGGCGAGGTCGTCGACGGCGGCGACCAGTTCGTCGGCGTCCTCGCATTCGCGGATCACGTCGTGGGCACTGGAAACCAGGATCTCCCGGATTCCGGCGCGTATCAGCAGACTGTCGTCCGCCAGGATGATTCTCACAATCGATTTCCCATCGCTTTTCCCTGTCGAATTCCGTCACCACGGGGGTTGGGCCGGGGCGGATGCCACGACCTGTGTTCCGCCGCCCGGCGGGCTGATGATTTCGAGGTTGCCACCGACGCTTCGCATCCGCTCACGCAGCCCGGAGAGCCCGGATCCGGTGCTGATCCGCGCGCCGCCGGCGCCGTCGTCGCCGACCAGGACGCGGACGCCGTTCTCGGTGCACAGCATCTCGATCCGGGCGCTCCCGACGCCCGCGTGCTTGGCGACGTTCGTCAGGGCCTCGGAGACCGTGAAGTACACGGCCGTGGCGATCGGCGAGGAGAGCCGGGCGTCGGTACCGGTGCTGGTCAGTTCGACCTGCAACGGTGATCTGGCCGCCAGTTCTCGGACGGCGGCGATGAGACCGAGGTCGCTCAGTTCGCTGGGGTGGATGTCGCGCACCGTCTCCCTCAGCCGTTCGAGCGCGCGCTCCGCCTGGGCCTGGGCCTGGCGGGCCAGCTGGACGATCCGTTCCTGGTCGGTGGCCGTCGCTGCGGCTTCCAGGATTCCCAGGCGCATGGCGAGGGCGACGAGTTCCTGCTGGGCGCCGTCGTGCAGGTCGCGCTCGATGCGCCGGCGCTCGTTCTCGAAGGCCGCAGTCAGCGAGGACCGGCTGGCGCGGAGTTCCTCCAGTTTCGCGAGCAGGTCGGGGTTCCGGCTCCCCGAAAAGGCCCGCAGGAGCAGGTCGCGGAGCAGGGAGATGCCGGCCAGCGCGCCCACGGTGACCGCACCGAGGGCGATTCCCGCGGGCACCGCCACCAAGGTTTCCCACAGGGCGGCCGGTGTGAACGGGCCGACTTTCGCGGCGATGCCGAAACCCCAGAAGATGGGGGAGAAAACCAGCGCCAGAGCGCCGACGAATCCGAAGAAGCCCACCAGCAGCGAGAGCACGGACAGGAGTGCGGCGGTGACGAACACGGGGAGGTCGGTCCGCCACACCGACCGTGTCCGCAGCCGACCGGCCACCCACTGCGGCCAGCTGCGGCCGGCGGGTCGCAGCGGCATCGTGCGGACTCCGCACCACTGCGCCCTGGAGCGGTCCAGTTCGGCCACCACCGGAACCGAGACCGGCGCAACGAGAACGGAAATCAGGAGAATCGGAAAGGCGGCCGCTGCGACGAATTCGGTCAGCAGCCTCCGGGCAACACGGATCTGCGCCATGATCAACATTTTCGCACAGTTCGGACCGGTCGGGCGGTAGATCCAGGTCTACCTCCAATAGCAGTGCAGGCACTCGTGCACTCCACTGCCCGGCCTTGCTTTCCTTGACTCATGACATTTTCCACGACCGCTCCCGTGCCGTGCATTCGTCTGCGCGGCCTTCGGACGGAATTCCCCATTCCCGGCCGCCGGGGCGAGACGACGCGCGTCCTGCACGACATCGACCTGGAGATTCCCGAGGGCCGGCTGACCGCCGTCGTCGGCCCCTCCGGTTCGGGCAAGTCGACGCTCCTGCTCTGCACGGCCGGGCTGGAGCCGGCGACCGCGGGGTCCGTCGAGATCCTCGGGACGGACGTCCGCTCACTCAGCCCCCGCAAGCAGGCCGCGTTCCGCAGCGAGAACATCGGCTTCGTCTTCCAGAAGTACAACCTCGTCAGCTCGCTGACGGTCGAGGACAACATCGCCCTGCCAGCGCGGCTCGCCGGCCGCCGGGTGCCCAGGGCGCGGGTCGAGGACGCCATGGCGCGGCTCGGCATCGCCAAGCACGCGCGGCGCCGCCCCGACCGCCTCTCCGGTGGCGAGCGCCAGCGCGTCGCGGTGGCCCGGGTGTTGGCGAACCAGCCGCGGATCGTCTTCGCCGACGAGCCGACGGGTGCGCTCGACCTCAAGTCGGGTCACGTGGTGCTCGACTGGCTGCAGGCACTTCCCGCGCAGGGGAGCACGGTGCTCATGGTCACCCACGACCCTCATGCGGCCGCGCGGGCCGACCAGGTCGTGGTGATGGGGTCCGGGCGGGTGCACGCCGTCATCCCCGGTGGCGACTCCCGCGCGGTGGGCGACGCCGTCCTCGCGGCGCAGTCGGCGGACGAAGCGGGCGGGGAGGCGTCGTGATCCGGCTCGTACTGTCGGACATCCGCCTGCAGGCGTCGATGTGGTGGTGGACGCTCCTGTGCGCCACGGTCGGCGCGGCGTGCTCGGCGGGCTCGGCCATCGCGATGTTCACCGCCGTCTCGGCGGCGCGGGCGGCGGGTGACGCACGGATGGTCTCCGCGTCGATCGCCCTCGGCGGCAACATCGTCTTCTTCACCGTGCTCGCCGCCGTGGGCATCGTCGCCTCCGCGGTCGGTCTGACGCTGACGACCCAGCGGCGCGAGCACGCCCTGTGGGTGATCCTCGGGATTCCGCGCCACCGGGTCAAGTCCGTCCTGCGGGCGGAGATGGTGGTGCTGGGCGCGGTGGCGGGCGCGCTGGCCGCACCGCTCGCCCTGCTGGTCGCGGGTGTCACCCTCGCGCAGTGGAAGGGGACGGGTCTCGAACTGCACGGGGCCGCGGTCGGGTTCCGGTTCTGGTACGTCGGCGTGAGCGTGCTGTTCGGACTGGTTCCGTGCCTGCTCGGGGGCTGGGGCGTCACCCGACGGGCCGCCAGGACGCCGGAGATGCGCGCCTTCCGGGACTGCTCCGATCCCCCGGCGCGGCCGGGCGTGGCCCGCAGTGGCCTCGCCCTGTGCCTGCTCGCCGGTGTGGTCGGGATGTGGGTCCCCGGTCTGGGCCTCGACCTCAAGGGCGGGCTCGCCCAGCGGACGGCCTTCGCGTTCGCCGGGAACCTCTTCCTCGTCTGCCTGTTGTTGCTGATGGGGCCGT includes these proteins:
- a CDS encoding MFS transporter — encoded protein: MTDRPTGEPAAGRAGYLAAAAAFAVCMAGTTLPTPLYGLYQDQIGFSELTVTVVFAIYAFGVIGVLLLVGNASDTVGRRPVLLCGLAFAAASAVTFLAEQGLRGLPLLFLGRLLSGLSAGLFTGTATAYVLELAPPGRRARAGFVATAANMGGLGCGPLLSGVLAQYAPGPLVLPYVVHLALLAASFAVTWFLPETVPAARPLRSARPRRPTLAPEVRGVFVPAAVAAFAGFSLLGVFTSVSPTFVTKDLGIHNHAIVGLVVFAAFSASTLGQLLVPRLGTARAVPLGCLVLICGLGLLAVSLATATLAPLVLSAVVGGAGQGLGLRGAVGEIAAAAPAEHRGGALSALFVVAYFGISIPVIGVGLLSGPLGLAHAGLVFTACMGVLAAVSGGYLLRRARA
- a CDS encoding response regulator transcription factor; the encoded protein is MRIILADDSLLIRAGIREILVSSAHDVIRECEDADELVAAVDDLAAAGATPDLVITDVRMPPGNTDDGLRAAIDIRSRHQGLPVLVLSAYVTGPYVRELLNGPGAEGAVGYLLKEKVGRVADFLRAVETVSGGGVVIDPEVVRHVTHADPPRGPLARLTAREQEVLALMAEGRSNAEIEAELFLSGAAVAKHVGNVFLKLGMPSGEDNRRVKAILTWFEYN
- a CDS encoding sensor histidine kinase; protein product: MAQIRVARRLLTEFVAAAAFPILLISVLVAPVSVPVVAELDRSRAQWCGVRTMPLRPAGRSWPQWVAGRLRTRSVWRTDLPVFVTAALLSVLSLLVGFFGFVGALALVFSPIFWGFGIAAKVGPFTPAALWETLVAVPAGIALGAVTVGALAGISLLRDLLLRAFSGSRNPDLLAKLEELRASRSSLTAAFENERRRIERDLHDGAQQELVALAMRLGILEAAATATDQERIVQLARQAQAQAERALERLRETVRDIHPSELSDLGLIAAVRELAARSPLQVELTSTGTDARLSSPIATAVYFTVSEALTNVAKHAGVGSARIEMLCTENGVRVLVGDDGAGGARISTGSGLSGLRERMRSVGGNLEIISPPGGGTQVVASAPAQPPW
- a CDS encoding ABC transporter ATP-binding protein, producing MTFSTTAPVPCIRLRGLRTEFPIPGRRGETTRVLHDIDLEIPEGRLTAVVGPSGSGKSTLLLCTAGLEPATAGSVEILGTDVRSLSPRKQAAFRSENIGFVFQKYNLVSSLTVEDNIALPARLAGRRVPRARVEDAMARLGIAKHARRRPDRLSGGERQRVAVARVLANQPRIVFADEPTGALDLKSGHVVLDWLQALPAQGSTVLMVTHDPHAAARADQVVVMGSGRVHAVIPGGDSRAVGDAVLAAQSADEAGGEAS
- a CDS encoding FtsX-like permease family protein; amino-acid sequence: MIRLVLSDIRLQASMWWWTLLCATVGAACSAGSAIAMFTAVSAARAAGDARMVSASIALGGNIVFFTVLAAVGIVASAVGLTLTTQRREHALWVILGIPRHRVKSVLRAEMVVLGAVAGALAAPLALLVAGVTLAQWKGTGLELHGAAVGFRFWYVGVSVLFGLVPCLLGGWGVTRRAARTPEMRAFRDCSDPPARPGVARSGLALCLLAGVVGMWVPGLGLDLKGGLAQRTAFAFAGNLFLVCLLLLMGPWVFTPLMKLWTALVPSRGVAWHLAVQSCRARAARSVTTVLPFALSLSFVGLFMVMGKAMPGGSAGLGNILVVLGWVFVVSWVGGLAVIALVGRERARDCAVVTVAGARPGVVTRSMVYEGVIYAGTAIVFGALFLAVSSLTIALGARIDVARVLAGLPWATLGALAAGTLVTTCLALVLQAARVSRTVAVRALRS